In Odontesthes bonariensis isolate fOdoBon6 chromosome 6, fOdoBon6.hap1, whole genome shotgun sequence, one genomic interval encodes:
- the gapvd1 gene encoding GTPase-activating protein and VPS9 domain-containing protein 1 isoform X3 has product MVKPDIHTLAHHLKQERLYVSSEKQLIQRLNSDVLKTAERLYRAAWIAKQQRINLDRLILTSAEASPAECCQHAKMLEDTQFIDGYKTLGFQEPNYGEFLARLRENPRLVASCLVAGERLNQEHTQGVIHTVFTSLYGNCIMQEDESYLLQVLRYLIEFELKESDNPRRLLRRGTCAFSILFKLFSEGLYSAKLFLTATLHEPIMQLLVEDEDHLETDPAKVTERLTPAQQERFGEKGSEDYKQRVQAAVEANEAKLVALVNKFIGYLKQNTYCFPHSLRWIVSQMYKTLSCVERLEVGEVRTMCTDLLLTYFICPAIVNPEQYGIISDAPINEVARFNLMQVGQLLQQLAMADDDADPRRKSSLSKFDKQSCVAAFLDVVIGGRAVETPPMSSMNLLDGLSRTAVYITHNQLLALVDFVRNVMTGDHLREEEHMALETLLANVPQSRTVKSNSLELTPSNTPQLSPATTPANKKNRLPIGQHLAAITSWDPTTTSLSAHIPLVTPFAARSRSRSNIAQEGEAEASSQESLQELMPEEVLVISLGTGPQTVPGMMSENEVLNLQMTDGTQGDGTTDDTKLHGKPDKTLRFSLCSDNLEGISEGPSNRSNSVSSLDLEGESVSELGAGPSGSNGVEALQLLEHEQATTQDNLDDKLRKFEIRDMMGLTDDRDISETVSETWSTDVLGSDFDPNMDEDRLQEIAGAAAENMLGSLLCLPGSGSVLLDPYGSTISETTSEAWSVEVLPSDSEAPDLKQEERLQELESCSGVGSTSDDTEVREVSSRPSTPGLSVVSGISATSEDIPNKIEDLRSECSSDFGGKDSVTSPDGEESSQGAHQLTSPPSQADSLLAMFDPLSSGEGSTTGTIVRPKVHYVRPPHPPPDPPIPEASALGPDTRHSLVMPHSLAQVELEHTKQRHSFPDRLVRSRSSDIVCPGRRPTSDPGLNRRVAVEERDPAGAFASGPSSSPSKDSLKGEVEDRKDSDDEKSDRNRPWWKKRFVSAIPKVLYWTAESDVPAPIAAFRKRDKQEKDDIAPERVPQDDPLPRQSTQAQAAEDILDKYRNIKRTSPSDGATAGASYDGAGDLCVDDNVHDSPREDALQNISTDDLPDSASQTAQQHDFKFSFSDAKKKLRLALCSADSVALPIMTAATTRNGLPDHMDPEDNEIVCFLKVQLAEAINLQDKNQMAQIQETTRCVSRFDARTCRKLLAAIAEDYRKRAPYIAYLTRCRQGLQTSQAHLERLLQRVLRDKEVATRYFTTVCVRLLLEHMESKMLNFIKAFQGCTASDDKTAAVEDFLRYLYGAMARDAIWQYASEDQLQDAQMAIERSVMNRIFKLAFHPNQDGDILRDQLFHEHIQRLSKVVTANHKAMQIPEVYLKEAPWPSAQAEIRTINAYKTPRDKVQCILRMCSTIMNLLSLANEDSVPGADDFVPVLVFVLIRANPPCLLSTVQYINNFYASRLSGEECYWWMQFTAAVEFIKTIDDRK; this is encoded by the exons ATGGTGAAGCCAGACATCCACACTCTGGCCCACCACCTGAAGCAGGAGCGGCTATATGTGTCATCGGAGAAGCAGTTAATTCAAAGGCTCAATAGTGATGTGCTGAAGACGGCTGAGAGGCTGTACCGGGCTGCCTGGATTGCCAAGCAGCAGAGAATCAATCTTGATCGTCTAATTCTCACCAG TGCTGAAGCCTCCCCAGCTGAGTGCTGCCAACATGCCAAAATGCTGGAAGATACACAGTTTATTGATGGCTACAAGACTCTGGGTTTCCAGGAACCAAACTACGGCGAGTTCTTGGCCAGATTGAGGGAAAATCCCAGACTGGTTGCATCCTGCCTGGTGGCAGGAGAGAGGCTGAACCAGGAGCACACCCAGGGTGTCATCCACACAGTCTTCACCTCACTTTATGGCAACTGTATCATGCAGGAGGATGAGAGCTACCTGCTGCAG GTGTTGAGATACCTGATAGAGTTTGAACTGAAGGAGAGCGACAACCCTCGGCGCCTACTCCGACGGGGAACCTGTGCCTTCAGCATCCTCTTTAAGCTCTTCTCTGAAGGCCTGTACTCGGCCAAGCTCTTCCTTACTGCCACTCTTCATGAACCCATTATGCAGCTCTTGGTCGAGGATGAGGACCACCTGGAGACTGACCCAGCCAAGGTGACGGAGCGCCTCACTCCAGCCCAGCAGGAGCGTTTTGGAGAGAAAGGCTCTGAGGACTACAAGCAACGGGTGCAGGCAGCTGTTGAGGCCAATGAAGCCAAGTTGGTGGCTCTGGTAAACAAGTTTATTGGTTACTTGAAGCAAAACACCTATTGCTTTCCTCACAGCCTGCGCTGGATTGTGTCCCAGATGTACAAGACTTTGTCATGCGTAGAGCGTCTTGAGGTGGGTGAGGTGCGCACCATGTGCACAGACCTACTGCTGACCTACTTCATTTGCCCAGCTATAGTCAACCCAGAGCAGTATGGCATTATCTCAGACGCTCCCATCAATGAGGTGGCCCGTTTTAATCTAATGCAG GTGGGGCAACTTTTGCAACAGCTGGCCATGGCCGATGATGACGCAGACCCAAGACGGAAAAGCAGTTTGTCCAAGTTTGATAAG CAGAGCTGTGTTGCTGCTTTTCTGGATGTGGTGATTGGTGGACGAGCTGTCGAGACCCCTCCCATGTCCTCCATGAACCTTCTCGATGGCCTCAGTAGAACTGCAGTCTACATTACTCATAATCAGCTGCTTGCACTG GTGGACTTTGTTCGGAATGTGATGACGGGGGACCACCTTCGAGAAGAAGAGCACATGGCCCTGGAAACCCTCCTGGCTAATGTGCCCCAGTCTCGAACCGTGAAGAGCAACAGTCTGGAGCTCACTCCTTCCAACACCCCCCAGCTTTCCCCAGCTACCACTCCTGCCAACAAGAAGAACAGGCTACCCATAG GACAACACTTAGCCGCTATAACATCCTGGGACCCCACAACCACCTCTCTGTCTGCTCACATTCCATTAGTAACCCCTTTTG CTGCTCGTAGCCGCAGCCGTTCCAACATAGCCCAGGAGGGGGAGGCAGAGGCCAGCTCCCAAGAGTCCCTGCAGGAGCTGATGCCAGAGGAGGTGCTGGTAATTTCACTAGGAACTGGTCCTCAGACTGTCCCTGGGATGATGTCAGAGAATGAG gttTTGAACTTGCAGATGACTGATGGGACGCAGGGGGATGGCACTACTGATGATACTAAGCTGCATGGTAAACCAGACAAAACACTGCGCTTCTCACTCTGCAGTGACAACTTGGAAGGAATCTCAGAGG gtcCATCCAATCGTTCCAACTCTGTGTCATCTCTGGACTTGGAGGGAGAGTCTGTTTCTGAGCTTGGAGCTGGACCATCGGGGAGTAATGGGGTAGAGGCTCTGCAGCTTTTGGAGCATGAGCAGG CCACTACACAGGACAACCTGGATGACAAACTACGCAAGTTTGAGATCAGAGATATGATGGGTCTGACGGATGACCGTGACATTTCTGAGACGGTCAGTGAAACATGGAGCACTGACGTGCTTGGCAGTGACTTTGACCCAAATATGGATGAAGATCGACTGCAGGAAATAGCAG gggcagctgcagagaacatgCTCGGCAGCTTGCTATGCCTTCCCGGCTCGGGTTCAGTTCTGCTCGACCCCTATGGCTCCACCATCTCAGAGACCACAAGTGAAGCCTGGAGTGTGGAAGTTCTTCCCAGTGACTCAG AAGCCCCCGACCTGAAGCAGGAGGAGCGTCTGCAGGAGCTGGAGAGCTGCTCTGGAGTCGGCAGTACGTCAGACGACACTGAGGTCAGAGAAGTAAGCTCCAGACCCAGCACACCAGGCCTCAGTGTTGTTTCAG GTATCAGTGCAACCTCAGAAGACATCCCCAACAAGATCGAGGACCTGCGGTCCGAGTGCAGCTCAGATTTTGGAGGGAAGGACTCTGTGACCAGTCCAGATGGGGAGGAGTCAAGCCAAG GAGCCCATCAACTGACATCTCCACCTTCGCAGGCTGATTCCCTACTTGCCATGTTTGATCCCCTCTCCTCTGGAGAAG GCTCCACCACTGGGACAATAGTTAGGCCCAAAGTGCACTACGTCAGGCCCCCTCACCCTCCCCCTGATCCTCCTATCCCTGAAGCCAGTGCCCTGGGGCCGGACACGCGCCACTCTCTTGTCATGCCTCACTCTTTGGCCCAGGTTGAGCTGGAGCACACCAAGCAGCGCCACTCCTTCCCTGACAGGCTTGTCCGCAGCCGAAGCTCTGATATAGTGTGCCCAGGCCGCCGGCCCACAAGTGACCCCGGCCTTAACAGGCGGGTTGCAGTTGAAGAGCGTGACCCTGCCGGAGCTTTTGCCTCAGGACCATCGTCATCGCCAAGCAAGGACTCTCTCAAAGGAGAG gtggaggacaggaaagacaGTGATGATGAAAAGTCTGATCGCAACAGACCATGGTGGAAGAAACGCTTTGTGTCAGCCATTCCCAAAG TGCTGTATTGGACGGCTGAGAGTGATGTCCCAG CTCCTATTGCAGCTTTTAGGAAAAGAGACAAACAGGAGAAAGATGACATTGCACCGGAGCGTGTCCCACAAG ACGACCCGCTGCCCAGACAGAGCACCCAAGCCCAGGCTGCTGAGGACATCCTGGACAAGTATAGGAACATCAAGAGGACCAGTCCAAGCGATGGAGCCACGGCAGGAGCCTCCTACGATGGAGCTGGAG atctttgtgtCGACGACAACGTGCATGACTCTCCAAGAGAAGACGCactgcagaacatttccacGGATGACCTCCCAGACTCCGCCAGCCAGACAGCACAGCAACATGATTTCAAGTTCTCCTTCAG tgatgcaaagaagaagttgaGGCTGGCTTTGTGTTCTGCAGACTCAGTAGCTCTCCCCATCATGACAGCAGCAACCACGAGGAATGGGCTGCCTGATCATATGGATCCTGAAG aCAATGAGAtcgtctgcttcctgaaggtcCAGCTAGCAGAGGCCATCAACCTTCAGGATAAGAACCAGATGGCCCAGATTCAGGAGACCACACGCTGCGTCAGCCGCTTCGATGCACGCACCTGCAGAAAACTGCTGGCTGCCATCGCTGAGGATTACAG AAAGCGGGCTCCATACATAGCTTATCTAACCAGGTGTCGTCAGGGTCTGCAGACCTCACAGGCCCATTTGGAGAGGCTCCTCCAGCGGGTGCTGAGAGACAAGGAGGTGGCGACTCGCTACTTCACCACTGTCTGTGTTCGTTTGCTTCTTGAACACATGGAGTCCAAGATGCTTAACTTCATCAAAG CTTTCCAGGGGTGCACAGCATCTGATGACAAGACGGCAGCAGTAGAGGATTTTCTGCGCTACTTGTACGGTGCCATGGCCCGTGATGCCATTTGGCAGTATGCAAGCGAGGACCAGCTGCAGGACGCCCAGATGGCTATCGAGCGCAGTGTTATGAACCGCATCTTCAAACTGGCCTTCCACCCCAATCAGGATGGAGACATTCTCAGAGACCA GCTTTTCCATGAACACATCCAGCGGCTCTCAAAGGTTGTGACAGCAAATCATAAAGCAATGCAAATCCCAGAG GTTTACCTTAAAGAAGCTCCCTGGCCATCTGCACAGGCTGAGATTAGGACCATCAATGCATACAAGACGCCACGAGACAAAGTGCAGTGCATACTGCGCATGTGTTCCACCATCATGAACCTTCTCAGTCTAGCCAATGAAGACTCTGTGCCGGGAGCAGATGACTTTGTCCCTGTACTCGTCTTTGTCCTCATAAGG GCAAACCCGCCCTGCCTGCTGTCCACCGTTCAGTACATCAATAATTTCTACGCCAGCCGGCTGAGTGGGGAGGAGTGCTATTGGTGGATGCAGTTCACTGCAGCGGTGGAATTCATTAAGACCATCGACGATCGCAAGTGA
- the gapvd1 gene encoding GTPase-activating protein and VPS9 domain-containing protein 1 isoform X4, protein MVKPDIHTLAHHLKQERLYVSSEKQLIQRLNSDVLKTAERLYRAAWIAKQQRINLDRLILTSAEASPAECCQHAKMLEDTQFIDGYKTLGFQEPNYGEFLARLRENPRLVASCLVAGERLNQEHTQGVIHTVFTSLYGNCIMQEDESYLLQVLRYLIEFELKESDNPRRLLRRGTCAFSILFKLFSEGLYSAKLFLTATLHEPIMQLLVEDEDHLETDPAKVTERLTPAQQERFGEKGSEDYKQRVQAAVEANEAKLVALVNKFIGYLKQNTYCFPHSLRWIVSQMYKTLSCVERLEVGEVRTMCTDLLLTYFICPAIVNPEQYGIISDAPINEVARFNLMQVGQLLQQLAMADDDADPRRKSSLSKFDKQSCVAAFLDVVIGGRAVETPPMSSMNLLDGLSRTAVYITHNQLLALVDFVRNVMTGDHLREEEHMALETLLANVPQSRTVKSNSLELTPSNTPQLSPATTPANKKNRLPIGQHLAAITSWDPTTTSLSAHIPLVTPFAAARSRSRSNIAQEGEAEASSQESLQELMPEEVLVISLGTGPQTVPGMMSENEVLNLQMTDGTQGDGTTDDTKLHGKPDKTLRFSLCSDNLEGISEGPSNRSNSVSSLDLEGESVSELGAGPSGSNGVEALQLLEHEQATTQDNLDDKLRKFEIRDMMGLTDDRDISETVSETWSTDVLGSDFDPNMDEDRLQEIAGAAAENMLGSLLCLPGSGSVLLDPYGSTISETTSEAWSVEVLPSDSEAPDLKQEERLQELESCSGVGSTSDDTEVREVSSRPSTPGLSVVSGISATSEDIPNKIEDLRSECSSDFGGKDSVTSPDGEESSQGAHQLTSPPSQADSLLAMFDPLSSGEGSTTGTIVRPKVHYVRPPHPPPDPPIPEASALGPDTRHSLVMPHSLAQVELEHTKQRHSFPDRLVRSRSSDIVCPGRRPTSDPGLNRRVAVEERDPAGAFASGPSSSPSKDSLKGEVEDRKDSDDEKSDRNRPWWKKRFVSAIPKAPIAAFRKRDKQEKDDIAPERVPQDDPLPRQSTQAQAAEDILDKYRNIKRTSPSDGATAGASYDGAGDLCVDDNVHDSPREDALQNISTDDLPDSASQTAQQHDFKFSFSDAKKKLRLALCSADSVALPIMTAATTRNGLPDHMDPEDNEIVCFLKVQLAEAINLQDKNQMAQIQETTRCVSRFDARTCRKLLAAIAEDYRKRAPYIAYLTRCRQGLQTSQAHLERLLQRVLRDKEVATRYFTTVCVRLLLEHMESKMLNFIKAFQGCTASDDKTAAVEDFLRYLYGAMARDAIWQYASEDQLQDAQMAIERSVMNRIFKLAFHPNQDGDILRDQLFHEHIQRLSKVVTANHKAMQIPEVYLKEAPWPSAQAEIRTINAYKTPRDKVQCILRMCSTIMNLLSLANEDSVPGADDFVPVLVFVLIRANPPCLLSTVQYINNFYASRLSGEECYWWMQFTAAVEFIKTIDDRK, encoded by the exons ATGGTGAAGCCAGACATCCACACTCTGGCCCACCACCTGAAGCAGGAGCGGCTATATGTGTCATCGGAGAAGCAGTTAATTCAAAGGCTCAATAGTGATGTGCTGAAGACGGCTGAGAGGCTGTACCGGGCTGCCTGGATTGCCAAGCAGCAGAGAATCAATCTTGATCGTCTAATTCTCACCAG TGCTGAAGCCTCCCCAGCTGAGTGCTGCCAACATGCCAAAATGCTGGAAGATACACAGTTTATTGATGGCTACAAGACTCTGGGTTTCCAGGAACCAAACTACGGCGAGTTCTTGGCCAGATTGAGGGAAAATCCCAGACTGGTTGCATCCTGCCTGGTGGCAGGAGAGAGGCTGAACCAGGAGCACACCCAGGGTGTCATCCACACAGTCTTCACCTCACTTTATGGCAACTGTATCATGCAGGAGGATGAGAGCTACCTGCTGCAG GTGTTGAGATACCTGATAGAGTTTGAACTGAAGGAGAGCGACAACCCTCGGCGCCTACTCCGACGGGGAACCTGTGCCTTCAGCATCCTCTTTAAGCTCTTCTCTGAAGGCCTGTACTCGGCCAAGCTCTTCCTTACTGCCACTCTTCATGAACCCATTATGCAGCTCTTGGTCGAGGATGAGGACCACCTGGAGACTGACCCAGCCAAGGTGACGGAGCGCCTCACTCCAGCCCAGCAGGAGCGTTTTGGAGAGAAAGGCTCTGAGGACTACAAGCAACGGGTGCAGGCAGCTGTTGAGGCCAATGAAGCCAAGTTGGTGGCTCTGGTAAACAAGTTTATTGGTTACTTGAAGCAAAACACCTATTGCTTTCCTCACAGCCTGCGCTGGATTGTGTCCCAGATGTACAAGACTTTGTCATGCGTAGAGCGTCTTGAGGTGGGTGAGGTGCGCACCATGTGCACAGACCTACTGCTGACCTACTTCATTTGCCCAGCTATAGTCAACCCAGAGCAGTATGGCATTATCTCAGACGCTCCCATCAATGAGGTGGCCCGTTTTAATCTAATGCAG GTGGGGCAACTTTTGCAACAGCTGGCCATGGCCGATGATGACGCAGACCCAAGACGGAAAAGCAGTTTGTCCAAGTTTGATAAG CAGAGCTGTGTTGCTGCTTTTCTGGATGTGGTGATTGGTGGACGAGCTGTCGAGACCCCTCCCATGTCCTCCATGAACCTTCTCGATGGCCTCAGTAGAACTGCAGTCTACATTACTCATAATCAGCTGCTTGCACTG GTGGACTTTGTTCGGAATGTGATGACGGGGGACCACCTTCGAGAAGAAGAGCACATGGCCCTGGAAACCCTCCTGGCTAATGTGCCCCAGTCTCGAACCGTGAAGAGCAACAGTCTGGAGCTCACTCCTTCCAACACCCCCCAGCTTTCCCCAGCTACCACTCCTGCCAACAAGAAGAACAGGCTACCCATAG GACAACACTTAGCCGCTATAACATCCTGGGACCCCACAACCACCTCTCTGTCTGCTCACATTCCATTAGTAACCCCTTTTG CAGCTGCTCGTAGCCGCAGCCGTTCCAACATAGCCCAGGAGGGGGAGGCAGAGGCCAGCTCCCAAGAGTCCCTGCAGGAGCTGATGCCAGAGGAGGTGCTGGTAATTTCACTAGGAACTGGTCCTCAGACTGTCCCTGGGATGATGTCAGAGAATGAG gttTTGAACTTGCAGATGACTGATGGGACGCAGGGGGATGGCACTACTGATGATACTAAGCTGCATGGTAAACCAGACAAAACACTGCGCTTCTCACTCTGCAGTGACAACTTGGAAGGAATCTCAGAGG gtcCATCCAATCGTTCCAACTCTGTGTCATCTCTGGACTTGGAGGGAGAGTCTGTTTCTGAGCTTGGAGCTGGACCATCGGGGAGTAATGGGGTAGAGGCTCTGCAGCTTTTGGAGCATGAGCAGG CCACTACACAGGACAACCTGGATGACAAACTACGCAAGTTTGAGATCAGAGATATGATGGGTCTGACGGATGACCGTGACATTTCTGAGACGGTCAGTGAAACATGGAGCACTGACGTGCTTGGCAGTGACTTTGACCCAAATATGGATGAAGATCGACTGCAGGAAATAGCAG gggcagctgcagagaacatgCTCGGCAGCTTGCTATGCCTTCCCGGCTCGGGTTCAGTTCTGCTCGACCCCTATGGCTCCACCATCTCAGAGACCACAAGTGAAGCCTGGAGTGTGGAAGTTCTTCCCAGTGACTCAG AAGCCCCCGACCTGAAGCAGGAGGAGCGTCTGCAGGAGCTGGAGAGCTGCTCTGGAGTCGGCAGTACGTCAGACGACACTGAGGTCAGAGAAGTAAGCTCCAGACCCAGCACACCAGGCCTCAGTGTTGTTTCAG GTATCAGTGCAACCTCAGAAGACATCCCCAACAAGATCGAGGACCTGCGGTCCGAGTGCAGCTCAGATTTTGGAGGGAAGGACTCTGTGACCAGTCCAGATGGGGAGGAGTCAAGCCAAG GAGCCCATCAACTGACATCTCCACCTTCGCAGGCTGATTCCCTACTTGCCATGTTTGATCCCCTCTCCTCTGGAGAAG GCTCCACCACTGGGACAATAGTTAGGCCCAAAGTGCACTACGTCAGGCCCCCTCACCCTCCCCCTGATCCTCCTATCCCTGAAGCCAGTGCCCTGGGGCCGGACACGCGCCACTCTCTTGTCATGCCTCACTCTTTGGCCCAGGTTGAGCTGGAGCACACCAAGCAGCGCCACTCCTTCCCTGACAGGCTTGTCCGCAGCCGAAGCTCTGATATAGTGTGCCCAGGCCGCCGGCCCACAAGTGACCCCGGCCTTAACAGGCGGGTTGCAGTTGAAGAGCGTGACCCTGCCGGAGCTTTTGCCTCAGGACCATCGTCATCGCCAAGCAAGGACTCTCTCAAAGGAGAG gtggaggacaggaaagacaGTGATGATGAAAAGTCTGATCGCAACAGACCATGGTGGAAGAAACGCTTTGTGTCAGCCATTCCCAAAG CTCCTATTGCAGCTTTTAGGAAAAGAGACAAACAGGAGAAAGATGACATTGCACCGGAGCGTGTCCCACAAG ACGACCCGCTGCCCAGACAGAGCACCCAAGCCCAGGCTGCTGAGGACATCCTGGACAAGTATAGGAACATCAAGAGGACCAGTCCAAGCGATGGAGCCACGGCAGGAGCCTCCTACGATGGAGCTGGAG atctttgtgtCGACGACAACGTGCATGACTCTCCAAGAGAAGACGCactgcagaacatttccacGGATGACCTCCCAGACTCCGCCAGCCAGACAGCACAGCAACATGATTTCAAGTTCTCCTTCAG tgatgcaaagaagaagttgaGGCTGGCTTTGTGTTCTGCAGACTCAGTAGCTCTCCCCATCATGACAGCAGCAACCACGAGGAATGGGCTGCCTGATCATATGGATCCTGAAG aCAATGAGAtcgtctgcttcctgaaggtcCAGCTAGCAGAGGCCATCAACCTTCAGGATAAGAACCAGATGGCCCAGATTCAGGAGACCACACGCTGCGTCAGCCGCTTCGATGCACGCACCTGCAGAAAACTGCTGGCTGCCATCGCTGAGGATTACAG AAAGCGGGCTCCATACATAGCTTATCTAACCAGGTGTCGTCAGGGTCTGCAGACCTCACAGGCCCATTTGGAGAGGCTCCTCCAGCGGGTGCTGAGAGACAAGGAGGTGGCGACTCGCTACTTCACCACTGTCTGTGTTCGTTTGCTTCTTGAACACATGGAGTCCAAGATGCTTAACTTCATCAAAG CTTTCCAGGGGTGCACAGCATCTGATGACAAGACGGCAGCAGTAGAGGATTTTCTGCGCTACTTGTACGGTGCCATGGCCCGTGATGCCATTTGGCAGTATGCAAGCGAGGACCAGCTGCAGGACGCCCAGATGGCTATCGAGCGCAGTGTTATGAACCGCATCTTCAAACTGGCCTTCCACCCCAATCAGGATGGAGACATTCTCAGAGACCA GCTTTTCCATGAACACATCCAGCGGCTCTCAAAGGTTGTGACAGCAAATCATAAAGCAATGCAAATCCCAGAG GTTTACCTTAAAGAAGCTCCCTGGCCATCTGCACAGGCTGAGATTAGGACCATCAATGCATACAAGACGCCACGAGACAAAGTGCAGTGCATACTGCGCATGTGTTCCACCATCATGAACCTTCTCAGTCTAGCCAATGAAGACTCTGTGCCGGGAGCAGATGACTTTGTCCCTGTACTCGTCTTTGTCCTCATAAGG GCAAACCCGCCCTGCCTGCTGTCCACCGTTCAGTACATCAATAATTTCTACGCCAGCCGGCTGAGTGGGGAGGAGTGCTATTGGTGGATGCAGTTCACTGCAGCGGTGGAATTCATTAAGACCATCGACGATCGCAAGTGA